AGATCGTCGAGGTCGTAGTGCGGTATCCCGAGCTGCGCGGAAAGCTTTTTCGCGAGGTAGGTCTTCCCGCTTCCCGGCCCGCCTATGATACGTATCTTCATATCGTTACCCCCGCTTCATATCGAGCGCCGGTGGCGGTCAGAGCTCCGGCACAAAAAGCTTGAACTGCGCTTCCGTCATAACGAAAACGTCCTTCGGCGTTTTTGCTTTTCCGCGTTCGGCGGACACCCATATCCCTTCGTCGAGGCCGGAGATGAGCGACGGCTTCCCCTTGATGACCACGATTGCGGTCTCGTCGGCAGCGCGGGCCGGTTTCACCAAGACCTTGTTGTCGTTCAACGGTCCGGCGGCGCTCGTTCCGAAAGACGACATATGCGCGAACGATATATGATACTGCCGCCAATAGATTGCCCCGTTATCCGCACATTTGATCTGCGTCGCTTTCGTGGCGGTCTCATTAGTGATATACACGGCGTATTTCCGCTCGCGAAACACAAAAGCGTACTTCTTTACGTTCTCGTTCTCCTCGATCACCTTACCGAAAGAACGGCAATACTGATACAGCGAAAGCGAGTTTTCGCTGACGCACTCCATAATATCGGAAACGTCGCAGGAAAGCGCCGCGCATATCCGCGCGATCGTATC
This is a stretch of genomic DNA from Clostridia bacterium. It encodes these proteins:
- a CDS encoding helix-turn-helix transcriptional regulator, whose product is MYIDYSKLWKLLAEKGLSKTDLMQLTGLSSRIIAKLNKNATVTTDTIARICAALSCDVSDIMECVSENSLSLYQYCRSFGKVIEENENVKKYAFVFRERKYAVYITNETATKATQIKCADNGAIYWRQYHISFAHMSSFGTSAAGPLNDNKVLVKPARAADETAIVVIKGKPSLISGLDEGIWVSAERGKAKTPKDVFVMTEAQFKLFVPEL